The segment ATGCGGGTTTGCTTCTGAGCGCGTCGTCCTTGTCGAGCAGCGGCATAGCGACTTTGTTTGAGCAGTACTTGTTTGCCCACCCGCACGTAAGTTTGTCGCAACTTCACCTGATGTTTTCGGGCCATCCGCACCAGCGTTCGTCTGGCTTTGTCGTACAACCGCGCATCGGTAGGAAACGCGATGGCTTTCTCTTGCACGGTCGTATCGACAATCACTTGCTTCACATCCTGGGGTGACAATGCCTCGCATTGCATGGCGGTCTTGATCACTTGTGACAGCAGTTTTTCCAGTCCATCGACTCCGACTCGTCGTCGCCAGTTCCCTAAACTCGATGGATGACAAGGCAACTGATGCTGAAAGGTCTCTTCTCCGCAAAAGTACTGCCAGTATGGGTTTTCCACCCATTTTGCCACGACTGATTCATCGCTCTCGTTGTACAACGCCTTCAGGTAATGCAGTCCCACCATCAACCGTACAGGCAATGGCGGTCGCCCTCCGTCGGTGGTCATCGTTGTGCCAAAGTCTTGCTCCAAACTCTCCCAGTCCAGCAGATTTGCCAGTTTGAACAACGCATGCTGCGCGTTCAGTTGGGCTTTCAGTTTTGGAGCTTCTGAGCTTGATTTTCCGGATGGTGTTTTCGAGAATCCGGTCATGGGTTTTGCAAGATTTTGAACAGTTTGAGTGATTTTCTTGCAATATTATCATTGTTGCTCATTGCTTAGAAGCCTCATCCCGATTACGCTTCTAGGTTTTTCAAGGACGACTAAGTAGAGGAATTCAATTGGTCGATCGTCGTCATTGAGCAAGTTCCTTCAACAAGAAACCGGAGTCGAAATTGCTCGACTCCGGAGACGCTGATCCTTAGAGAGATAGATCAAAAACTAACGTTTACCGTTGCTGTGCCCAGTCGTGACGAGAACTCTTTCGGCTAGCTTATCGGGGACTTCTTGCAGATGATCGAATTCACACTGGAAGAATCCGACTCCCATCGTTTGCGATCGCAGTTCTACAATTAAGTCATGCATTTCTGCTTGGGGCAGGAGCACAACGACATCATCCCAACCTGTCCAACCCTCTTTCGCGTCGTAGCCTAGTACTTGACCGCGACGACCACTCGACAGCCGTAGCACCTTTGAAGTGAAATCCGTTGGAACAGAAATCACAGCTTTGAC is part of the Leptolyngbya boryana PCC 6306 genome and harbors:
- a CDS encoding IS5 family transposase → MTGFSKTPSGKSSSEAPKLKAQLNAQHALFKLANLLDWESLEQDFGTTMTTDGGRPPLPVRLMVGLHYLKALYNESDESVVAKWVENPYWQYFCGEETFQHQLPCHPSSLGNWRRRVGVDGLEKLLSQVIKTAMQCEALSPQDVKQVIVDTTVQEKAIAFPTDARLYDKARRTLVRMARKHQVKLRQTYVRVGKQVLLKQSRYAAARQGRRAQKQTRILRTYLGRVIRDLERKLKPMPEAVAVLLKSAKRIYQQQKQDKGKCYSIHAPEVECIAKGKAHKPYEFGCKVVLTTTNASNWIVGIAAQHGNPYDGSTLTPAIEQVERLTDIRPNHATVDQGFRGKDHHPQDVEVLVCDTRKRTGKARRLFKRRSAIEPVIGHSKSDHCLGRNYLKGQLGDSLNALLAGCGFNLRKLFRAVMVLEVEPA